TCGTAAAATAAAAACATAAAAAAACCGAGATATAAAAGTCTCGGTTTTTTTTATTGTTATTATGATTTTTGTTCTTTGTTGAAATATACCAAGTAGTAGTACATTTGCTTTTCTTCATCCCATCCTTTTTCTACAAATTTATCTGCACTTTCAGGATTAATAAAATCAAGTTTAATCTGAATATTCGTATCTAAATTAATCACGTTTTTAATCTTTTTACGGGCATCAGAAACGGCATTGTTAGCAATAGGGAATGATGTTGTGTCTTCAATACTGTACTTCTCTCCTTTATCTACTTTGTAGTTTTTGAACTCAGAAATTAAATCAGGATTGTCAATTACTTCATTTAAAAAGTTGGTTTCTTCGAACTCGTCATTTTTAGCAAAATAGTTTACGGAACGGTTCATGAACATTACTTCTTCTTTTTTGTCTTCTGCAGGTAAAACTACGTCTTTAGCGAAGTCTTGACAGAATTTTAAATATTTTTTTGTCATGAAGGCTTCGTCTTGGAAGATGTCTACACTTAAAAAGTGCTCTAACCAGTAACGCGCATCATAACGGTTGCTATCGATCGTTAGGATTTTGTATCCTTCTTCTTTTTTGTAATTGAAAATAATACAACCTTTATCTAACTTATTTAAGTTGATTCCTTGTTGTAAAATCATTTCTAGATTTGAACCATTTTCTTGAAATTGTAAGAAATCAGATTTAATCTCACTTTTGAAAATTCCAATCGCATCTACCACATTATTGTCAATAGAAGTATTTGTTAAATAAGTAACATAAACTTCTCCATTTTTAATATGGGGATGATTCGATTGCTCGAATAAGTGTTTTGTTATTTTTTGAGAGATCTCATGTGCTTTTTCAGAAGAAGGCGCATTAAATAAATCTGCTGCATAGTTAAACATATCGTTGAATTCTAAATCAACATCATGAACAAATTGAAAATAACTTTCTTCTTTCTCGCGGAAAGGTTTAAAGAAGTACTCTTTTAATAAAGGAGCAATCTCATCGTTTAAGCTATAAGGTTCATCTGATAAAAAGATGGCTTCGTTTCTACTTTTATTTCCAACTCTGTGGATAGATAAAGTTTCTACGTGTGCATTAAAAAGGTTGATCATAATAGTTAAATATGTAGTAGATCTTTTTTAGATCTGTTATTTTTAGATGTAAAAAAATTAGTAATTATCCTCTCCGTAGTCTGTAAAGCTATCATCGCCTTCAAACATATCGTAATCTTCCTCATCATAATCATCGTCAAAATCTCCAAAAATATCGTCATTCGATACAGGACCAGCTGAAAATGATTTAGTAGGAATATCATCTGGTAAAATACCATGAGAAAATAAAAGTTCCGGATATAATATCCCTGGTTCTTCCTCTTCAATTGCAGCTAATTCAACGAAGAATGTCCACATATTAAGAAAATCATACACATAGATAATTTTAGTCTGATCTTCATCTAAAACAGCATTAATAGGTGTTGAACCCATTGTTTTTCCTGCATCTTGATCATCACTCATATCAAAAAGAGAAATTTCCTCTTCTTGTTGAGCCCAGCTATCATCACACGCATAAAATGAAGCTGCTTCCATACCGTCAAAGCCAAAAGCATTCACAATAGCATTGTGTAAATCTTCTAAAGTATCATCTTCTAAAATAGCAATATCGCGAAAAATATCTTCCTCAGTATCAAGGATAACTCTGAATTTATAAACCATAATTTTTTAAACCGATTAGAAATGCAAATTTATAATTATTTATTAAGTCTTTGGGTATAATTTGAGGTCTTTTTATTAACAGTTGATACAGCAGTTTCTCTTAGTTGGAAATCAAAACCTTACTACCTTTTACAATTCATCCTTCTAAAACTACAGTTCGTCCAGTCTTATTTTTATATGCTTTCTAATCTCCTAATCTTTGTACTACAAACCAACCAAAGTACCTATGAAATTTATATTTTTGATTATTGTAATGTTGACACAATTTGCCCTTCAGATGGGAACAAGTTGGTCTGTCGGTTCCTCTTATAACCAAGAGGAAAGTAGCAAAGGAATTGTAACAACAAAAGAAGAACAAGAAGCGCCAAATAAGAAAGTAAAAACGGATAGCAAAAAAAATGAAAAATAATTATGTAAAACTCGTACTCTTAGCCTTTATCGTATTCATTCTGTTTACGAAAGTACTCAAGTTGCGTTTTATGGATTTATCCTTGTTTTTGGGGTATCTCGTGTCTTTTGTAGGCGTTATTATTTTGGTGAACCAGTATTGGAAAGAAAATTATTGGAAGAAGTTTACGAAATCTTTAGATGGAAAAGAGAATAGTGTACACAAAGTGACGGGTATTGTAACTGCAATTAACTTTGGGTTTATTTGGATGATATGCTTGGCCTTGAAGATTTTTGATGTCCATTTTATAGGAAATAAAACGTTCTATTACTTCATGGATTCTAGTAGTTTCAGCGCCATTTTTAGCACCGCTTTTTTCTTTAGTATCCTCGTGTATATTTATTACTATACTTATTTTACGTCTTTGGACAAAAAAATGAGTATCAACGAGCAAAAAGTGATTACAGGTAGTGTATCAGCTCAATTTGAAAGTTTAAAAAATCAATTAGACCCTCACTTTTTATTCAATAGCCTCAACGTGCTCAATGCATTAATTGAAGAAAACCCTGAAAAAGCACAAGAATTTACAAGCGGATTATCAAAGACCTATCGCTATATTTTAGATCAAAAAAATAAAGAACTAGTACCTCTAGAAGAAGAGCTAGACTTTGCTCAAACGTATATCGAATTGCTTCAAATGCGCTTTGAAGAGAGTTTAACCTTTGAAATCGAACAAGAAATAAAGCAAGAAGGAGCAAAGGTGGTTCC
The window above is part of the Myroides odoratus DSM 2801 genome. Proteins encoded here:
- a CDS encoding nucleoid-associated protein, translated to MINLFNAHVETLSIHRVGNKSRNEAIFLSDEPYSLNDEIAPLLKEYFFKPFREKEESYFQFVHDVDLEFNDMFNYAADLFNAPSSEKAHEISQKITKHLFEQSNHPHIKNGEVYVTYLTNTSIDNNVVDAIGIFKSEIKSDFLQFQENGSNLEMILQQGINLNKLDKGCIIFNYKKEEGYKILTIDSNRYDARYWLEHFLSVDIFQDEAFMTKKYLKFCQDFAKDVVLPAEDKKEEVMFMNRSVNYFAKNDEFEETNFLNEVIDNPDLISEFKNYKVDKGEKYSIEDTTSFPIANNAVSDARKKIKNVINLDTNIQIKLDFINPESADKFVEKGWDEEKQMYYYLVYFNKEQKS
- a CDS encoding IS1096 element passenger TnpR family protein, encoding MVYKFRVILDTEEDIFRDIAILEDDTLEDLHNAIVNAFGFDGMEAASFYACDDSWAQQEEEISLFDMSDDQDAGKTMGSTPINAVLDEDQTKIIYVYDFLNMWTFFVELAAIEEEEPGILYPELLFSHGILPDDIPTKSFSAGPVSNDDIFGDFDDDYDEEDYDMFEGDDSFTDYGEDNY
- a CDS encoding 2TM domain-containing protein, giving the protein MKNNYVKLVLLAFIVFILFTKVLKLRFMDLSLFLGYLVSFVGVIILVNQYWKENYWKKFTKSLDGKENSVHKVTGIVTAINFGFIWMICLALKIFDVHFIGNKTFYYFMDSSSFSAIFSTAFFFSILVYIYYYTYFTSLDKKMSINEQKVITGSVSAQFESLKNQLDPHFLFNSLNVLNALIEENPEKAQEFTSGLSKTYRYILDQKNKELVPLEEELDFAQTYIELLQMRFEESLTFEIEQEIKQEGAKVVPLSLQLLLENVIKHNKATSTKPLHIVIKQESGYLVVENNLNLRQINEDRKGIGLTNIADRYALLTNKPIKIDQTETTFTIRIPILTKLIEPMRIIDVQENEQEILIQAKKNVEKMKKFYAHLTMYIMVNTFLIVLNLMTDARFMWSLIVVFSWGIGLVADWMKTYNYHFFLGKDWEDRKIREYMDQQNNRTNNWK